AACCCACGCGCTTCGGGGCGATGCCCAGCGCCGCGCCGATGTATTCCTTCATCGTGGGAAAATATTTGCCCATCTTGGGTTCCTGCGCGATGACCGTGGCATCGATATTCACGATGCGGCCTTTACGCTTCAACACCTGACTCGCTGCCTCTTCGAGGAAAATACGGCTCGGGGCACCTTTCCAGCGCGGATCGGTGTTAGGGAAGAATTGTCCGATATCCCCTTCACCCAGGGCGCCCAGCACGGCATCCGTGATCGCATGCATCAATGCATCCGCATCAGAATGGCCATCGAGTCCCTTGTGGTAGGGTATCTCCACCCCGCCCAATATGAGCTTCCGGCCCTCAACCAACTGATGC
This DNA window, taken from Verrucomicrobiia bacterium, encodes the following:
- the ispF gene encoding 2-C-methyl-D-erythritol 2,4-cyclodiphosphate synthase, with amino-acid sequence MIYVGIGYDVHQLVEGRKLILGGVEIPYHKGLDGHSDADALMHAITDAVLGALGEGDIGQFFPNTDPRWKGAPSRIFLEEAASQVLKRKGRIVNIDATVIAQEPKMGKYFPTMKEYIGAALGIAPKRVGLKATTNEHMGFVGRGEGIAAMAVASVDLPE